In Citrus sinensis cultivar Valencia sweet orange chromosome 4, DVS_A1.0, whole genome shotgun sequence, one DNA window encodes the following:
- the LOC102628569 gene encoding amino acid transporter AVT6C — MSPAAGLQAPLLPSSKTEKRPSVSGAVFNVATSIIGAGIMSIPATIKVLGVIPAFVLIVIIACLTDISVDFLMRYTNAGETSTYAGVMRESFGRAGSVAVQLCVMITNLGCLIIFLIIIGDVLCGKQPEGSVHLGVLQEWFGFHWWNTRVFALLFVMVFVMLPLALFRRVGSLRFSSAISVLLAVIFVAICSVMAIYAVWEGKSKTPKLLPQLDNHVSVFDLFTAVPVIVTAFTFHFNVHPIGFEFDKPSDMITAVRISLVICAAIYFSVGLFGYLLFGESIMSDILINFDQSSGSAISSLLNDLVRLSYALHLMLVFPMLNFSLRANIDELLFSQKPLLAKDTKRFLSITLVLLVFSYTAAITIPDIWYFFQFLGSTSAVCLAFIFPGVIVLRDVHGISTTRDRIIATVMIVLAVVTSTIAISTNIYSSIRNKS; from the exons ATGTCGCCGGCTGCTGGATTACAAGCACCGCTGCTGCCGAGCAGCAAGACGGAGAAGCGGCCATCGGTATCTGGTGCCGTGTTCAATGTTGCAACTAGTATTATTGGAGCTGGGATTATGTCAATTCCGGCCACCATTAAGGTCCTGGGCGTGATACCAGCTTTTGTGCTGATTGTGATCATTGCCTGCCTAACTGACATCTCCGTGGATTTTCTGATGAGATATACAAATGCCGGTGAGACGTCGACGTATGCCGGTGTCATGAGAGAGTCGTTTGGACGTGCAGGATCAGTTGCAGTTCAACTCTGTGTCATGATCACTAACCTTGGATGCTTGATCATatttttgattattattg GTGATGTCCTGTGTGGCAAGCAGCCCGAAGGATCAGTTCATTTGGGTGTGTTACAAGAATGGTTCGGCTTTCATTGGTGGAATACGCGAGTCTTCGCTCTGCTATTCGTTATGGTGTTCGTGATGCTTCCGTTAGCCTTATTCAGGCGTGTGG GCTCATTGCGTTTCAGTTCTGCAATTTCTGTGCTGCTTGCTGTGATATTTGTTGCTATATGCTCGGTTATGGCAATATATGCTGTCTGGGAGGGCAAATCGAAAACCCCAAAACTACTACCGCAGTTGGACAACCATGTGTCAGTTTTCGATCTTTTCACTGCTGTCCCAGTTATTGTTACAGCTTtcacttttcattttaatg TTCATCCGATAGGTTTTGAGTTTGACAAGCCTTCTGACATGATCACAGCCGTAAGAATTTCATTAGTAATATGTGCCGCCATCTACTTCTCCGTAGGCCTGTTTGGGTACCTTCTGTTTGGCGAGTCAATCATGTCTGACATCCTCATAAATTTTGATCAGAGTTCTGGTTCAGCAATTAGCTCATTACTCAATGACCTTGTTCGGTTAAGCTATGCACTTCACCTCATGCTTGTGTTCCCTATGTTGAACTTTTCTCTGAGGGCTAACATCGATGAGCTGCTTTTCTCCCAGAAACCTCTTCTGGCAAAAGACACCAAAAGATTTTTGTCCATCACCCTTGTGCTTCTAGTATTCTCTTATACAGCAGCCATAACGATCCCGGACATATGGTACTTCTTTCAGTTCCTAGGATCGACTTCTGCTGTCTGCCTCGCTTTCATTTTCCCAGGTGTCATTGTTCTCAG GGATGTTCATGGCATATCAACAACAAGGGATAGGATCATCGCAACAGTGATGATAGTTCTAGCTGTAGTCACTAGCACAATAGCAATTTCcacaaatatatatagttcGATTAGAAACAAATCCTAG
- the LOC102627190 gene encoding BTB/POZ domain-containing protein At3g56230 isoform X2 — protein sequence MPPERMVIEALGDLPKWLSGLNDQRVEMNKKIAFLSGFGAAFRERIHTDIQLVPGDNGLPLATHRALLAARSEIFKNMLESEDGCKAPPSETIKLAELKHEELESLLDFLYTGSLPREKMEKHVYSLFLAADKYAIQYLQEFCERHMLLYLNSSTALDVLEISDVCSNKTLKDAALNFIVKNMEEIAFSSKFEVFAPKNQHLYVQITRAFFMDIKSKRVTGV from the exons ATGCCTCCTGAAAGAATGGTGATTGAAGCG CTTGGAGACTTACCAAAGTGGTTGAGTGGTCTGAATGACCAAAGAGTCGAgatgaataagaaaattgcCTTCCTCAGTGGATTTGGTGCTGCATTCAGAGAACGAATTCACACTGATATACAGCTCGTGCCCGGCGATAATGGGCTTCCCTTGGCGACACACAGAGCCTTACTC GCTGCAAGATCAGAAATATTTAAGAACATGCTGGAATCAGAAGATGGGTGCAAGGCTCCTCCAAGTGAGACTATTAAACTCGCCGAGTTGAAACATGAAGAGCTTGAGTCTCTTTTAGATTTTCTCTACACTGGGAGCTTGCCTAGGGAGAAGATGGAGAAGCATGTTTACTCATTATTTCTAGCAGCAGATAAGTATGCAATCCAGTACTTGCAGGAGTTTTGCGAGCGTCATATGCTGCTTTATTTGAACTCATCAACTGCTCTTGATGTGCTAGAAATCTCAGATGTTTGTTCAAATAAAACGTTGAAGGATGCTGCACTGAACTTCATTGTCAAAAATATGGAGGAGATAGCCTTCTCCAGTAAATTTGAAGTCTTTGCACCCAAGAATCAGCATTTGTATGTGCAGATCACTAGGGCATTTTTTATGGatatcaaaagcaaaagagTTACTGGAGTTTGA
- the LOC102627190 gene encoding BTB/POZ domain-containing protein At3g56230 isoform X3, with translation MPKYNQLRKNFDHYILSSITINNLSFPFFNFVFIFQNSSGNTGRGNERQNMDCSICNSMPFLLRPPRNTICGACYEGAKSIITLMNKLEGDKGTDNIDTKANNSLVSPTNSCKASSILFLYRHQLGDLPKWLSGLNDQRVEMNKKIAFLSGFGAAFRERIHTDIQLVPGDNGLPLATHRALLAARSEIFKNMLESEDGCKAPPSETIKLAELKHEELESLLDFLYTGSLPREKMEKHVYSLFLAADKYAIQYLQEFCERHMLLYLNSSTALDVLEISDVCSNKTLKDAALNFIVKNMEEIAFSSKFEVFAPKNQHLYVQITRAFFMDIKSKRVTGV, from the exons ATGCCTAAGTATAACCaattaaggaaaaattttGATCACTATATATTGAGTTCCatcacaataaataatttatcctTTCCCTTCTTCAACTTCGTCTTCATCTTTCAGAACAGCTCAGGTAACACCGGCCGCGGTAACGAGAGGCAGAATATGGATTGCTCAATTTGCAACTCAATGCCATTTTTGCTGAGGCCGCCGAGGAACACGATATGTGGGGCTTGCTATGAGGGAGCTAAAAGCATAATAACGTTGATGAACAAGCTTGAAGGTGACAAAGGAACCGACAACATCGATACTAAAGCCAACAATTCTCTTGTTTCTCCAACAAATTCTTGTAAGGCAAGCtccattttatttctt TACCGTCATCAGCTTGGAGACTTACCAAAGTGGTTGAGTGGTCTGAATGACCAAAGAGTCGAgatgaataagaaaattgcCTTCCTCAGTGGATTTGGTGCTGCATTCAGAGAACGAATTCACACTGATATACAGCTCGTGCCCGGCGATAATGGGCTTCCCTTGGCGACACACAGAGCCTTACTC GCTGCAAGATCAGAAATATTTAAGAACATGCTGGAATCAGAAGATGGGTGCAAGGCTCCTCCAAGTGAGACTATTAAACTCGCCGAGTTGAAACATGAAGAGCTTGAGTCTCTTTTAGATTTTCTCTACACTGGGAGCTTGCCTAGGGAGAAGATGGAGAAGCATGTTTACTCATTATTTCTAGCAGCAGATAAGTATGCAATCCAGTACTTGCAGGAGTTTTGCGAGCGTCATATGCTGCTTTATTTGAACTCATCAACTGCTCTTGATGTGCTAGAAATCTCAGATGTTTGTTCAAATAAAACGTTGAAGGATGCTGCACTGAACTTCATTGTCAAAAATATGGAGGAGATAGCCTTCTCCAGTAAATTTGAAGTCTTTGCACCCAAGAATCAGCATTTGTATGTGCAGATCACTAGGGCATTTTTTATGGatatcaaaagcaaaagagTTACTGGAGTTTGA
- the LOC102613004 gene encoding uncharacterized protein LOC102613004, whose translation MVSREHKKAAALHEKLQLLRSITNSHALSKTSIIVDASNYIEELKQKVERLNRDIENGQTSSDPNALPIQVTVKTLEKGFMINVFSKKSCPGLLVSILETFEELALNVLEARVSCTDTFSLQAIGGENEEQGETIDAHVVKQALLQVIRNWSESNEQV comes from the exons ATGGTTTCTAGGGAGCACAAGAAAGCAGCAGCACTGCATGAGAAGCTGCAACTTCTTCGTTCAATTACTAACTCTCATGCC CTGAGCAAAACATCAATCATAGTGGACGCTTCAAATTACATTGAAGAGCTAAAACAGAAAGTAGAAAGATTGAATCGAGACATAGAAAATGGTCAAACTTCGAGCGACCCGAATGCATTGCCCATT CAAGTGACCGTAAAAACCCTAGAAAAGGGATTTATGATAAACGTATTTTCAAAGAAGAGTTGTCCAGGCCTGCTTGTATCAATACTTGAAACCTTTGAGGAGCTGGCGCTTAATGTGCTGGAAGCTAGGGTTTCTTGTACGGACACATTCAGTTTACAAGCAATTGGAGGAGAA AATGAAGAACAAGGTGAGACCATTGATGCACATGTGGTGAAACAAGCTTTGTTGCAGGTTATTAGGAACTGGAGTGAGAGTAATGAACAAGTGTAA
- the LOC102626629 gene encoding uncharacterized protein LOC102626629: MEAKRKRKPLSDCTNTTTPPSIKKPFLASALKNSLNDTNGKSVINSDSQPGSTANAAGENTGEVASANGSSVSVASRPAKSSRVSGTGDKHEVMEPSSVYSRRSTAAKRKSKGKEVSMPVAGSLAATIKTAGARDKNKEDGDTLQNKSCKTHHEKKKKYDEHAIHALPKEFIEEQNAYYAAVDEFKLEEEVVESVDQLE; encoded by the exons ATGGAAgccaaaagaaagagaaagccACTCTCAGATTGCACCAACACTACAACGCCTCCTTCAATTAAGAAACCCTTTCTCGCTTCTGCTTTAAAAAATTCACTCAACGACACCAATGGCAAATCCGTAATTAACTCCGACTCCCAGCCTGGTTCCACGGCCAATGCCGCCGGTGAGAATACTGGCGAAGTTGCCTCTGCAAACGGTAGCTCTGTTTCTGTTGCTTCGAGGCCAGCTAAATCTTCGAGGGTTTCTG GTACCGGTGATAAGCATGAAGTTATGGAGCCTTCTTCTGTTTATAGTAGAAGAAGTACTGCTGCTAAAAGGAAGAGTAAAGGCAAGGAAGTATCCATGCCTGTGGCTGGCTCTCTTGCAGCTACTATCAAGACTGCTGGTGCCAG GGACAAAAACAAGGAAGATGGAGATACTCTTCAAAACAAGTCATGTAAAACGCACCATGAAAAG aagaagaaatatgatGAACATGCCATCCATGCCCTGCCAAAAGAATTCATTGAGGAGCAGAATGCTTACTATGCAGCAGTTGATGAATTTAAACTGGAAGAGGAGGTGGTCGAATCAGTTGATCAGTTGGAATAG
- the LOC102627190 gene encoding BTB/POZ domain-containing protein At3g56230 isoform X1, with the protein MPPERMVIEAYRHQLGDLPKWLSGLNDQRVEMNKKIAFLSGFGAAFRERIHTDIQLVPGDNGLPLATHRALLAARSEIFKNMLESEDGCKAPPSETIKLAELKHEELESLLDFLYTGSLPREKMEKHVYSLFLAADKYAIQYLQEFCERHMLLYLNSSTALDVLEISDVCSNKTLKDAALNFIVKNMEEIAFSSKFEVFAPKNQHLYVQITRAFFMDIKSKRVTGV; encoded by the exons ATGCCTCCTGAAAGAATGGTGATTGAAGCG TACCGTCATCAGCTTGGAGACTTACCAAAGTGGTTGAGTGGTCTGAATGACCAAAGAGTCGAgatgaataagaaaattgcCTTCCTCAGTGGATTTGGTGCTGCATTCAGAGAACGAATTCACACTGATATACAGCTCGTGCCCGGCGATAATGGGCTTCCCTTGGCGACACACAGAGCCTTACTC GCTGCAAGATCAGAAATATTTAAGAACATGCTGGAATCAGAAGATGGGTGCAAGGCTCCTCCAAGTGAGACTATTAAACTCGCCGAGTTGAAACATGAAGAGCTTGAGTCTCTTTTAGATTTTCTCTACACTGGGAGCTTGCCTAGGGAGAAGATGGAGAAGCATGTTTACTCATTATTTCTAGCAGCAGATAAGTATGCAATCCAGTACTTGCAGGAGTTTTGCGAGCGTCATATGCTGCTTTATTTGAACTCATCAACTGCTCTTGATGTGCTAGAAATCTCAGATGTTTGTTCAAATAAAACGTTGAAGGATGCTGCACTGAACTTCATTGTCAAAAATATGGAGGAGATAGCCTTCTCCAGTAAATTTGAAGTCTTTGCACCCAAGAATCAGCATTTGTATGTGCAGATCACTAGGGCATTTTTTATGGatatcaaaagcaaaagagTTACTGGAGTTTGA
- the LOC102627692 gene encoding uncharacterized protein LOC102627692, whose protein sequence is MRTLASQLTTYVCRGRAGNVQFRNFSSYNGKDDLALEQDAERKIGWLLKLLFAGTAAAVGYQFFPYMGDNLMQQSVSLLKVKDPLFKRMGASRLTRFAIDDERRMKIVEIGGAQELVNMLGAAKDDRTRKEALKALAALSHSDEAAGALHHAGAISVIKSTPDSLDDAEVEKYKSSLLKRFQDLRYDIPS, encoded by the exons ATGCGCACGCTAGCATCCCAGCTTACCACC TATGTGTGTAGAGGAAGAGCTGGGAATGTGCAGTTTCGTAATTTCTCATCATACAATGGAAAAG ATGACCTCGCCCTTGAACAGGATGCCGAAAGGAAAATAGGATGGTTACTGAAACTGTTGTTTGCCGGTACAGCAGCGGCTGTTGGTTATCAATTCTTCCCATACATGG GGGATAACTTGATGCAACAGTCTGTGTCACTTTTGAAAGTGAAGGACCCTTTGTTTAAAAGAATGGGGGCATCTAGATTGACCCGTTTTGCAATAGATG ATGAAAGGAGGATGAAAATAGTAGAGATTGGTGGAGCTCAAGAGCTTGTAAATATGCTGGGAGCTGCTAAAGATGACCGCACACGGAAAGAGGCCCTGAAGGCTCTTGCTGCGCTTTCACACTCGG ATGAAGCTGCTGGAGCTTTACACCATGCTGGGGCAATATCAGTTATAAAGTCTACTCCAGACTCGTTAGACGATGCTGAGGTCGAGAAATACAAATCAAGCTTACTGAAGAGGTTCCAAGACCTGAGATATGATATTCCTTCttga
- the LOC102628271 gene encoding protein NUCLEAR FUSION DEFECTIVE 4-like: MDSPFGYRQYMLPWLILGGIALLQAMNGTRFIYAACFKLIHKYYGISRVQLNNLIVASESGRLLECISSFASEHLPAWMILIIGNSICWINTYCELVAIRNFKHSHENIMALASSYSGFSGKIYTCFVEGLKGKKLLGSSNTSIFFLLCCVAPAMIGLVLAMLNCVEVTECEEAKMFPFMLVIAIATGVYATIIEPYTQLSPKLRVVSLVLVVMLPFVVALLVTANQLILEILWGMKVIPERDRSCQGLKDTIKDDKRKKESNTEDGDTKNLLKTVDFWLFYLLSMCGTTLGMVYLSNLDIICDLKGYHEASFLMATSSFSLFFGKIFSVIFSWYTREKSIKSKAATAVMLIMMPMPLAFFLLIGNSNACLHISTGIIGTGTGAINVIIAASTSEFIGSPVSFVHQTIVGSNVPIGILLFGYLAAHSYQREGEGEHDRKICMGVLKCHQLIFTVWGSISFIGTMLSFVLYLRMRRKHSQ, from the exons atgGACAGCCCATTTGGCTATAGGCAATATATGTTGCCATGGCTAATTTTGGGTGGCATTGCTTTGTTACAAGCCATGAATGGCACCCGCTTTATTTATGCAGCATGCTTCAAGCTAATACATAAATACTATGGTATCTCTAGAGTGCAACTCAACAATTTGATTGTGGCTTCTGAAAGTGGAAGGCTCTTGGAATGCATTTCAAGTTTTGCATCAGAGCACCTTCCTGCAtggatgattttgataattg GCAATAGCATTTGTTGGATCAACACTTATTGTGAGTTAGTCGCCATTAGAAACTTCAAGCATAGTCATGAAAATATTATGGCACTAGCATCAAGCTATAGTGGATTTAGTGGCAAGATTTACACTTGTTTTGTTGAAGGATTAAAAGGCAAGAAATTATTAGGTTCTTCAAATACTagtatttttttcctcttatgCTGTGTCGCCCCAGCTATGATTGGGTTGGTTTTGGCTATGCTAAATTGTGTAGAAGTGACTGAATGTGAGGAAGCAAAAATGTTTCCATTTATGTTGGTGATTGCTATTGCAACAGGAGTTTATGCCACAATTATTGAACCTTATACACAATTGTCACCGAAATTGAGAGTGGTGAGTCTTGTGCTGGTGGTAATGCTACCTTTTGTAGTGGCATTGCTCGTCACTGCAAACCAGcttatattagaaatattatGGGGCATGAAGGTGATACCAGAGCGGGACAGATCTTGCCAGGGACTCAAGGACACTATTAAAGatgataaaaggaaaaaagagagCAATACTGAAGATGGGgacacaaaaaatttattgaagacTGTAGATTTTTGGTTGTTTTATTTGCTGAGTATGTGTGGGACTACTCTGGGAATGGTGTATCTCAGCAACTTGGATATAATCTGCGACTTGAAAGGTTACCATGAAGCTTCATTTCTAATGGCAACATCATCATTTAGCTTATTCTTTGGAAAGATCTTTTCTGTCATCTTCTCATGGTACACAAG ggaaaaatcaatcaaatccaAGGCAGCAACAGCAGTGATGCTCATAATGATGCCCATGCCTTTAGCCTTCTTCTTGCTCATCGGCAACAGCAACGCATGTCTTCACATAAGCACAGGTATTATAGGAACTGGCACAGGAGCCATAAATGTTATCATTGCAGCTTCAACATCAGAATTCATTGGCTCACCTGTTTCATTTGTTCACCAAACGATTGTTGGTTCAAACGTTCCCATCGGAATCCTTCTTTTCGGATACTTGGCCGCTCACAGTTACCAAAGAGAAGGTGAAGGTGAACATGATCGTAAAATATGCATGGGGGTTCTGAAATGCCATCAGCTTATTTTTACAGTCTGGGGATCCATTAGCTTCATTGGTACAATGCttagttttgttttgtatCTACGAATGCGGAGGAAACATTCACAGTGA
- the LOC102627977 gene encoding ribosome biogenesis protein NOP53, which yields MGKIAKGSRKGKKAWRANISTEDIEDFFEQSNKDALSGGSLSQLPNDSLFYVDNSKDLSVKRKIEKHREKVLRCDSVLQKNPFVQALPSSKPKQKKKSKKENKDVVKEKDETRDGQKSDGASASGMVDLWANEGEGDNPKKVPKPSVIPAVEVEALGCSYNPTFESHQESLAQAVAEEMQKVYRKELGPEPVPITVPGEVINDEDRYFLEVDNGSDDENVENLSENQATGNENRSRKTKKVTRVELNKRERHKELHRKEAEAKKREELSKQIDSLPNIIEEITKEDEEKQKRHIRRVVAMQERLKVRPPRLGKHKFEPAPTQVLLSEEITGSLRKLKGCCTLVKDRFKSLEKRGLIVPVKGKRK from the exons ATGGGGAAGATAGCAAAAGGGTCGAGGAAGGGAAAGAAAGCGTGGAGAGCTAACATAAGCACTGAAGATATAGAAGATTTCTTTgagcaatcaaataaagacGCTCTCTCCGGTGGCTCTCTTTCTCAGCTTCCGAACGACTCCCTTTTCTACGTCGACAACTCCAAAG ATCTTTCAGTGAAGCGGAAGATCGAGAAACATAGGGAAAAGGTACTCCGCTGTGACAGTGTGCTGCAGAAGAATCCTTTTGTTCAAGCATTGCCATCGTCAAAGCCTAAGCAGAAGAAGAAATCCAAGAAAGAGAATAAGGATGTTGTGAAAGAAAAGGATGAAACTCGGGATGGTCAGAAG AGTGATGGTGCATCTGCTTCTGGCATGGTTGACTTATGGGCAAACGAAGGTGAAGGAGACAACCCGAAAAAg GTCCCAAAACCTTCAGTTATTCCAGCTGTGGAAGTTGAGGCTTTAGGATGCTCATACAATCCCACGTTCGAAAGTCATCAG GAGTCATTGGCTCAAGCTGTGGCAGAAGAGATGCAGAAAGTCTATCGAAAGGAGTTGGGTCCTGAACCAGTTCCAATTACCGTTCCAGGAGAAGTTATTAACGATGAAGAT AGGTACTTTCTTGAGGTGGATAATGGAAGCGATGATGAAAATGTGGAGAATTTGAGCGAAAATCAAGCTACTGGAAATGAAAACAG ATCTAGAAAAACAAAGAAGGTCACCCGGGTTGAATTGAATAAGAGAGAAAGACACAAGGAACTGCATAGAAAAGAAGCAGAAGCAAAAAAGAGGGAGGAGCTTTCTAAACAAATTGATAG CTTGCCGAATATTATTGAAGAAATAACGAAAGAGGATGAGGAGAAGCAAAAAAGACATATAAGGCGTGTTGTGGCTATGCAAGAAAGACTAAAAGTTCGCCCGCCACGCTTGGGAAAGCACAA ATTTGAGCCGGCTCCTACACAAGTCCTCCTATCTGAAGAAATAACTGGGTCTCTCCGTAAGCTCAAG GGTTGTTGCACCCTTGTAAAGGATCGGTTTAAGAGTCTAGAGAAGAGAGGATTGATTGTCCCAGTCAAGGGCAAAAG GAAATAG